The DNA segment GGAAATTTCTGAAATGCGTGTGCGTGACATTATGATCCCACGCTCACAAATGGTGACCATTAGCCGAGATTACGATCTTGCTTCATTAGCTGCGCTCATTATTGATGCCACGCACTCACGTTATCCAGTGATTAACGAAGATAAAGATCATATCGAAGGCATTTTACTCGCTAAAGATTTATTGCGTTACCTCGTTTCCGATAGCGATGAGTTTGTTCTAAGTGAAGTGGTTCGTCCGGCGGTCGTGGTACCTGAAAGTAAGCGCGTTGACCGACTACTCAAAGAGTTTCGTGAAGAACGCTATCACATGGCCATCGTCGTGGATGAATTTGGTGGGGTTTCCGGCCTTGTCACTATCGAAGATATTCTTGAAGAAATCGTCGGTGAAATTGAAGACGAATTTGATGATGAAGAAGCTGCGGATGTTCGCCAACTCAGCAAGCATACCTTTTCAGTGCGAGCTTTAACGGATATTGAAGACTTTAATGACACCTTTGGTACCAACTTCAGCGATGAAGAAGTGGATACCATTGGCGGTTTAGTTACATTGGCTTTCGGCCATTTACCTGAACGTGGTGAATCGGTTGAAATCGATGGTTATAACTTTAAAGTGACGGCAGCGGATAACCGTAAAGTTATTCAATTACAAGTCACCATTCCAAATAACTCTGAAGCGAATCTTGATAGCGAAGCTCAAGATAACTGATCGCTTACGAGCACTATAGTGAACCCAATTAAACGATGAAAACCATTTGGATTTCGCGCATCGGGCGGCTGATTTTAGCCGCCTTTATTGGCGCATTAACAACCCTCGCGTTTGCTCCTTTCTCTTATTGGCCAATTGCCATTTTAAGCCCTTTTGTCTTATTGCTTTTATTGAATAATCAAACCACAAAGATGGGTTTTTGGATTGCTTTGGCTTGGGGTTTAGGTCAATTTGGCACTGGTATTAACTGGGTTCATGTCAGTATTGATACCTTTGGTGGTATGCCTAAAATCGCTAGCGTCGGTTTAATGGCCTTACTCGTTACTTACCTGGCGTTATACCCGGCTTTATTCGGCGCACTACTCAATCGCTTCTTTGCCAAAACTAACGCGCTACGCTTAGTCATTGCCGCCCCGATTTTATGGCTCATCACAGATTGTTTACGTGGTTGGGTGATGACCGGTTTTCCATGGCTTTGGTTAGGCTATAGCCAGATTGATAGCCCACTCAATGGTTTTGCACCGATATCAGGTGTGGAATCCATTACTTTAGCACTATGGCTCATTGCCGGCGGCCTTGCCATCACGCTATTAAATAAACAATGGCAATATCTTGCTTTGCCAGTGGGTGTTTTTGCCGTCAGCATAGGCTTAAACCAAGTCGATTGGGTAAAACCAAACCCTGAAACGACGACGTCTTTCGCTTTGATTCAGGGCAATATCGACCAAAAGATGAAGTGGGTTCCAAGTCACCGCTGGCCAACACTGATGAAATATACTGATATGAGCCGCGCTAATTGGGGTACGGATATTATCATTTGGCCAGAAGCGGCCATTCCAGCCTTAGAGTCCGACTTACCGGCGTTTTTGCATAACTTAGATACCGCCGCCAAAGCCAACAATAGTGCGCTGATCACCGGCGTGTTATCACAAGATGACATGGGGCTATTTTACAATAATGTCCTCACACTTGGTGACAACGGACTCGGCCCTTACGATTACGACACGGCAAAACGTTATAGTAAACATCACCTATTACCATTTGGTGAATTTGTGCCTTTTGGTGACTTGCTGCGCCCTATTGCCCCTTTCTTTAACCTGCCAATGTCATCATTTCAACGCGGGGAATACATACAGCCCAATTTAGTGGCTCACGGTCGACATCTGTTGGCGGCACTTTGCTATGAAATTATTTTCAGCGATCAAGTGCGTGATAATGTCACCGATGATACTGACTTCATTTTAACGCTGTCCAATGATGCTTGGTTTGGTGACTCTATTGGACCACTGCAGCACATGGAAATTGCTCGCATGCGCGCTTTAGAGTTAGGTAAACCCCTCATCCGTGCGACCAATAATGGTGTCACCGCGGTAACCGACTACAAAGGTAAAATCACTAAGCAAGTACCACAATTTCAAACAGAAGTGTTGAAAGCGGAAGTCACTTCCACTAGCGGCAATACGCCATATACCTTCATTGGTTGCTGGTTATTGTATTTATGGTGTGGAATAGGCTTAGCCATCACTTTGTATCAACGTAAACGCCATCAACACTCGTAATCTTTCTAGCATTCGGAGTGGCTTCATTCACTCCGAATGCCTTTTCTAGCTGACGATATTGCTATTCAGCTTCCTCAGCCTCTTCATTAATTCCACACCTAAGAACTAGCAACAATTCCTGACTATCTCTTTGATCTTAGATAAGTTACCTCCGGTTACGGTTATTCAATCATCAAGTTCGGAAAGCTGTTCATAAACTTTCGGCGCAAAACTCGTGCTATTGAACGTGCTCATTTATACTACTTTTAGTATTAATTATTAGAGAGTTACGTATGCAAGCATTTAAACCTGTTCCAATGCTTATTGCTGCGATCATTACTTTGGTGATTTGGTTTACTCCGGCTCCCGAAGGCGTTGCAATTCACGCTTGGCACTTATTAGCGTTATTTATTGGCACCATTGCCGCCATTATAGGTAAAGGCATGCCGATTGGTGCGTTATCTATTTTAGCCATTACATTAGTCGCGGTGACGGGCGTAACCGTTGACCC comes from the Vibrio gangliei genome and includes:
- the corC gene encoding CNNM family magnesium/cobalt transport protein CorC (CorC(YbeX) belongs to the Cyclin M Mg2+ Exporter (CNNM) family, and was characterized as belonging to a set of three proteins, at least one of which must be present for CorA to function.), with product MNDSTSPSQHEGNDKSDGPSRKSFFERLTHLFQGDPKDRQELVEVFRDSEENDLIDQDTRDMLEGVMEISEMRVRDIMIPRSQMVTISRDYDLASLAALIIDATHSRYPVINEDKDHIEGILLAKDLLRYLVSDSDEFVLSEVVRPAVVVPESKRVDRLLKEFREERYHMAIVVDEFGGVSGLVTIEDILEEIVGEIEDEFDDEEAADVRQLSKHTFSVRALTDIEDFNDTFGTNFSDEEVDTIGGLVTLAFGHLPERGESVEIDGYNFKVTAADNRKVIQLQVTIPNNSEANLDSEAQDN
- the lnt gene encoding apolipoprotein N-acyltransferase encodes the protein MKTIWISRIGRLILAAFIGALTTLAFAPFSYWPIAILSPFVLLLLLNNQTTKMGFWIALAWGLGQFGTGINWVHVSIDTFGGMPKIASVGLMALLVTYLALYPALFGALLNRFFAKTNALRLVIAAPILWLITDCLRGWVMTGFPWLWLGYSQIDSPLNGFAPISGVESITLALWLIAGGLAITLLNKQWQYLALPVGVFAVSIGLNQVDWVKPNPETTTSFALIQGNIDQKMKWVPSHRWPTLMKYTDMSRANWGTDIIIWPEAAIPALESDLPAFLHNLDTAAKANNSALITGVLSQDDMGLFYNNVLTLGDNGLGPYDYDTAKRYSKHHLLPFGEFVPFGDLLRPIAPFFNLPMSSFQRGEYIQPNLVAHGRHLLAALCYEIIFSDQVRDNVTDDTDFILTLSNDAWFGDSIGPLQHMEIARMRALELGKPLIRATNNGVTAVTDYKGKITKQVPQFQTEVLKAEVTSTSGNTPYTFIGCWLLYLWCGIGLAITLYQRKRHQHS